The following coding sequences lie in one Yamadazyma tenuis chromosome 3, complete sequence genomic window:
- the PKH3 gene encoding pkb-activating kinase-like protein (COG:T; EggNog:ENOG503NZGM), with product MSGIAVPTSQQFNQTSNLAAPANNGANGSMNFKKRSARDYQFGATIGEGSYSTVYSAVDLFNKKTYAIKVLSKRHIVKEDKIKYVNIEKTTLHRLGLQHPGIVQLYYTFQDESSLFFVLDFAEYGELLSIIRKFGSLSEQVSHFYMCQIIDAVKFIHSKGVIHRDLKPENILVGFDFNLKITDFGAAKLLGNSNDTSEETIDFNGIYKDQIRDDSNGVDRKASFVGTAEYVPPELLKDNVCGFETDIWAIGCVLYQFFYGNPPFKGQTEYLTFEKIINVDYSIKPNIPLPNDVLQIIENVLLLDPSKRLTIPQIQAAGWFKNVQWNDPNFIWGRKVPRFEPYDPSSIKNGFPSSPFTTSIRTGSNRDMNKSSSQHQLHSQIQSSDFNLIPTIGAKKSYDTATKIKKLPGPGGLAIQQSPQSINQSPSVIPISQITQQAISQHVPNLTQSNSGMIPQAYQQKSVPTQVYPQNYGYMAINGSPNQKSKNSQIQQAPSSRPTVRSNNSFAANSQTAVPKYQSRSVAETQNSSSSLPYNLPQQKSAYNMNQASAAAAAISNMKISDPKAPSPPKTSSGSVSPTRGTPAKKQVNSPVLKIKFKEISPLLLPSEKILKLDVIMKSQLDSKVRKASKLSDDVIETLITSHQRSLDSTAKPVVTIITNMARVFFIDGALNVMLIDLKANQGGDYSMYDYEFESITVDSDDDVPEDGEDVYGYLIIELIREKGDLIFLKRINNDSKPIKDMVAVVDKAGKEVKLGSDYGWIDCLLIAKDMVAKQNASNGSSAKPKEKEAPPPKKTRPKSSSSAAKSTPSIPIKKDKTPEAGSKSKDTKGFAYLAAAAAHKH from the exons ATGTCGGGGATAGCAGTACCTACCTCCCAACAATTCAATCAAACGTCAAACTTGGCTGCCCCTGCCAATAATGGGGCCAATGGCAGTATGAATTTCAAGAAGCGTTCGGCCAGGGACTATCAATTTGGCGCTACCATTGGTGAAGGGTCGTATTCGACCGTTTACTCCGCCGTTGATTTATTTAATAAGAAGACCTATGCAATAAAAGTCCTTTCAAAGAGGCATATAGTCAAGGAAGATAAAATCAAATACGTTAACATCGAAAAGACCACTTTACACAGATTAGGTTTACAGCATCCCGGGATTGTTCAGTTGTACTACACTTTCCAGGACGAATCTAGTCTTTTTTTTGTACTTGATTTTGCCGAATATGGAGAGCTACTCTCTATTATCAGAAAGTTTGGTTCATTGAGTGAACAAGTCCTGCATTTCTACATGTGTCAGATTATCGACGCCGTCAAATTTATCCACTCCAAGGGGGTAATTCACAGAGATTTGAAACCAGAGAATATTTTGGTGGGCTTCGACTTTAATTTGAAGATTACTGACTTCGGAGCAGCCAAACTTTTGGGTAACAGCAACGATACATCCGAAGAAAcaattgatttcaatgGCATTTACAAGGATCAAATAAGAGATGATTCCAATGGGGTTGACAGAAAGGCTTCGTTTGTCGGTACAGCTGAGTATGTTCCTCCCGAATTATTGAAAGACAATGTCTGTGGGTTTGAAACTGACATCTGGGCAATTGGATGTGTCCTATACCAGTTCTTCTACGGTAATCCTCCCTTCAAGGGCCAAACTGAATACTTGACGTTTGAGAAGATAATCAACGTTGACTATTCTATCAAGCCAAATATCCCATTACCCAACGATGTgcttcaaatcatcgaaAACGTATTGCTCCTTGATCCCTCCAAGAGACTTACAATTCCCCAAATTCAAGCTGCTGGCTGGTTTAAAAATGTTCAATGGAATGATCCTAACTTCATTTGGGGAAGAAAAGTACCTAGGTTCGAGCCATACGATCCTTCAAGTATTAAGAACGGGTTCCCTTCATCACCTTTCACAACATCGATTAGAACAGGCTCTAACAGGGATATGAACAAATCGAGCTCGCAGCATCAATTACATTCCCAAATACAGAGCTCcgatttcaacttgattccAACTATTGGGGCTAAAAAGTCATACGACACTGCTActaaaatcaaaaagttaCCTGGTCCTGGA GGTTTGGCGATCCAGCAGTCTCCCCAAAGCATCAACCAGTCTCCATCGGTAATTCCTATCTCGCAAATAACACAACAAGCCATCTCACAACACGTTCCCAACTTGACACAATCTAATTCTGGTATGATTCCTCAAGCCTACCAGCAGAAATCTGTTCCAACCCAGGTGTACCCCCAAAATTATGGGTATATGGCCATCAATGGCAGTCCAAACCAGAAGTCAAAAAACAgccaaattcaacaagctCCATCCTCTCGTCCAACTGTACGCTCAAATAATTCttttgctgcaaattctCAAACTGCTGTTCCGAAGTATCAAAGCAGATCTGTTGCAGAAACACAAAattcgtcatcttcgttgCCATATAACCTTCCTCAGCAAAAGAGTGCTTACAATATGAACCAAGCTTCTGCAGCAGCGGCTGCTATCTCAAATATGAAAATAAGTGATCCCAAGGCACCTTCACCTCCTAAAACATCGTCAGGATCGGTGTCTCCAACAAGAGGTACACCAGCGAAGAAACAAGTCAATCTGCCTGTTCTCAAGATAAAGTTCAAGGAGATTTCACCGCTTTTATTGCCGAGCGAAAAGATCCTCAAGCTTGATGTTATAATGAAGCTGCAGTTGGACTCTAAGGTTCGTAAGGCACTGAAGTTGAGTGACGATGTGATTGAAACATTAATTACAAGCCATCAACGTAGTTTGGACCTGACTGCAAAACCGGTGGTGACAATCATCACTAACATGGCTCGTGTGTTCTTCATCGATGGGGCATTAAATGTGATGCTTATTGACTTAAAAGCCAATCAAGGAGGAGATTATCTGATGTACGACTATGAGTTCGAATCGATTACTGTGGACAGTGATGATGACGTTCCtgaagatggagaagatgTCTATGGTTACCTCATAATAGAGTTGATCAGAGAGAAAGGagacttgattttcttgaagagaatCAATAATGATTCAAAACCTATTAAGGATATGGTGGCTGTTGTTGATAAGGCTGGAAAGGAAGTAAAACTTGGTTCTGACTACGGATGGATAGACTGCCTATTGATTGCGAAGGATATGGTTGCGAAACAAAATGCCTCAAACGGCAGCCTGGccaaaccaaaagaaaaggaagcACCACCCCCCAAAAAAACCAGACCAAAATCCTCCTCTAGTGCCGCTAAATCCACTCCCAGTATCCCAATCAAGAAGGACAAGACGCCGGAAGCTGGAAGTAAACTGAAGGATACTAAAGGATTTGCATACTTGGCAGCAGCCGCTGCCCATAAACACTAA
- the OCT1 gene encoding Mitochondrial intermediate peptidase (BUSCO:EOG09260JJW; EggNog:ENOG503NU5K; MEROPS:MER0001156; COG:O), whose amino-acid sequence MHLNYRLLRRLGPGVRPTCLSQHSSFRSSVAIRTLTYSPPADLLKKVFDDQRFYNDFNRKHKSTINVGLFTNEHLKDPKGLVQFSKDSLRDAKSLVAQMLADVKHGEEGRLTYIRKLDQLSDILCRVIDVAEFIRNAHPQQAWVEAAQKTHEILFEYMNQLNTNVDLYTNLVMVLNDEAIGAQLTDEEINVGEYLKQDFEKSGIHMDEKSRRNFVELTQEISVIGANYSNGLHNLESMWCDVDRGDFENISDANLKKEILSFQSRSPTFERGRTNVVSIPLMEHIPYYVLTNCSSEAIRRKVWIAYHNASKHQIGLLNGFIRYRAVLARMLGYESYAHHQLEYKMAKNPENVKAFLNKVQATLLDSKENRLMDEIRSLYAYKPNADMTLSDDEIIHEVKPWDRDYLLNKLQTDPRNSAVDSNEIKEYLSIGTVMSGLNQLFESIYQIQLIPEAVGKGETWEKGQVRKIRVFDTQNQITLGYLYIDFWSPKVFPSHFTIVCSRQLNTDIGIESKDEVKNQVHLDDSETYQLPVVSLVFNFHKSTSIFPFATGPSLLNLEQVETIFHEMGHAMHSMIGRTKLQNLSGTRAATDFVELPSVLMESFAKDPRVICKIAKHYKTGEPLDQEMFEKHQKQKVILYDSEIFMQSKMALLDQVLHNADTVALMVDNFDTFDTTPIYHKLESDLGIFADKWSTWHGKFLHLFSYGAVYYSYLLDRAIADKVYKELFYSDPWSLKAGNKYKESILKWGGTRDPWLCLADALDNERLKAGDFKAMEIIAADFKHELTYRTQSDVFQRSFHATYRALNIQPPKPQPKSDFASTTKEKFQLTKSKLLAQASGPLSRLLIHIKWPLKRNNKPFSIDDMSAMFSWVVMGNVLWILLGTTTFGLTLLYSLHTFDSLVNKILAYFNHDNDDNNDNNDQNKKGGKASGPQKDDSILGYLTSSILSHGLGIKIEFEKKGILPEFNDGKLIFKNIRLKSLDNEHSNVSFSCDVQSLSLSLSFGKWSDGHGLIKDLEIFGLNGKVLKKYELHSSSVDTASPFVFRRLHDSIHFQFDMSDQKDVLASPKKPRVDPNYELNSVKIHDSYFEVFDSKTQDEPLKFSIFNCELPKLTGKSLLVDFFNASNVTGSINGSMFTIHKKQDYNARPSENTIRFKLDGIDMGGLAHSNPQSKFNWILNGKAEIVADIRFPSPGVEENSLFKIEYKRFAEIINRVFYDLGTINNKNDEPITKRDDSHDDAKLMKGALQAIYQTFNMDQEDNRQIVSSEFNSEYVFIDAKVKFYNLQATLPKELPLASTGNVPFLNLHDLRSLVSYINKIDTENKPPITMKTMVIEKLEDLYNVEHLTQTRVFDVIVSEIYEEFLKMVKMDEERIISEKSSLWSHSVASQLLLLGLGAIV is encoded by the exons ATGCATCTCAACTATCGACTACTACGAAGATTAGGACCGGGCGTCCGTCCAACGTGTCTTTCCCAACACTCCCTGTTCAGGTCACTGGTAGCTATCAGGACCTTGACTTACAGTCCCCCCGCTGACCTCTTGAAAAAAGTGTTTGATGATCAGCGATTTTACAATGACTTCAACAGAAAACATAAAAGCACCATCAACGTTGGACTTTTCACCAACGAACACTTGAAGGATCCAAAGGGCCTTGTTCAGTTTTCCAAGGACTCTCTTCGTGATGCCAAAAGCTTGGTAGCCCAGATGTTGGCAGATGTGAAACATGGAGAAGAGGGTCGTTTGACATATATTCGAAAGCTTGACCAGCTTAGCGACATCTTGTGCCGGGTCATCGACGTTGCTGAATTCATCAGAAATGCACACCCGCAACAAGCATGGGTAGAGGCCGCTCAAAAAACCCATGAAATCTTGTTTGAATACatgaaccagttgaacaCAAATGTCGATTTGTACACCAATTTAGTCATGGTGTTAAACGATGAAGCTATCGGGGCTCAGTTAACGGACGAAGAGATTAATGTGGGCGAGTACTTGAAGCaggactttgaaaaatcgGGCATTCATATGGATGAAAAGTCGAGGAGGAACTTTGTGGAGTTGACTCAGGAAATTTCGGTCATTGGAGCGAACTATTCCAACGGATTACACAATTTGGAGTCGATGTGGTGTGATGTGGATAGAGgtgactttgaaaacatTTCCGACGctaatttgaagaaagaaatccTTAGTTTTCAGCTGAGATCTCCTACTTTTGAGAGAGGTAGAACTAACGTAGTTCTGATTCCGTTGATGGAACACATTCCATACTACGTGTTAACGAACTGCTCTTCAGAAGCAATCCGAAGAAAGGTGTGGATTGCTTATCACAACGCTTCGAAGCATCAGATAGGCCTTTTAAATGGATTCATCAGGTATAGAGCTGTTTTGGCTCGGATGCTTGGATACGAATCTTATGCCCACCATCAATTGGAATACAAGATGGCAAAGAATCCAGAAAATGTTAAAGCATTTTTGAATAAGGTTCAGGCTACGTTATTGGATAGCAAGGAGAACCGGTTGATGGACGAAATCAGATCCCTTTATGCGTACAAACCAAATGCTGATATGACATTGAGTGACGATGAAATAATTCACGAGGTAAAGCCTTGGGATAGGGACTATTTATTAAACAAGCTTCAGACCGATCCTCGGAACCTGGCAGTAGACTCGAACGAGATCAAGGAGTATCTTTCCATAGGAACGGTGATGTCAGGGTTGAATCAGTTATTTGAGAGCATTTACCAGATTCAATTGATACCAGAAGCCGTGGGTAAAGGCGAGACTTGGGAGAAGGGACAAGTAAGGAAGATTCGGGTATTTGATACCCAAAACCAGATCACTTTGGGTTACTTGTACATAGATTTTTGGTCCCCGAAAGTGTTTCCATCTCACTTCACTATTGTGTGTTCCAGACAGTTGAACACCGATATTGGTATTGAGTCCAAGGATGAAGTCAAAAATCAAGTTCACTTGGATGACAGTGAAACTTACCAACTTCCTGTGGTTTCATTGGTCTTCAACTTCCATAAACTGACATCAATCTTCCCTTTTGCAACAGGTCCAAGCTTACTCAATCtagaacaagttgaaacGATTTTTCATGAGATGGGGCATGCCATGCATTCTATGattggaagaacaaaactccaaaatctttcGGGAACAAGAGCCGCCACTGATTTTGTGGAACTTCCCTCTGTGTTGATGGAATCGTTTGCTAAAGATCCTAGAGTAATTTGCAAAATTGCCAAACATTACAAGACTGGAGAACCACTAGATCAAGAAATGTTCGAAAAACACCAGAAACAGAAAGTTATCTTGTACGATAGCGAAATATTCATGCAGTCGAAAATGGCCTTGTTAGATCAAGTGCTACACAACGCAGACACTGTGGCTCTCATGGTGGACAATTTCGATACATTTGATACTACTCCCATCTATCATAAGCTAGAATCTGATTTGGGAATTTTTGCTGACAAGTGGTCAACCTGGCATGGGAAATTTTTGCATTTGTTTTCATATGGTGCCGTTTATTATTCTTATTTATTGGACAGGGCAATTGCTGACAAAGTTTACAAAGAACTATTTTATCTGGATCCGTGGAGTTTGAAGGCTGGTAACAAATATAAGGAGAGTATTTTGAAGTGGGGTGGTACCCGGGACCCATGGTTATGCCTTGCCGATGCTTTAGATAACGAAAGATTAAAAgctggtgatttcaaagCCATGGAGATCATTGCTGCCGACTTTAA ACACGAATTGACATATCG TACGCAATCGGACGTGTTTCAACGATCATTTCATGCTACATATCGGGCATTGAACATTCAACCTCCTAAACCTCAGCCTAAGTCCGACTTTGCCTCAACCACAAAGGAGAAATTCCAACTCACAAAGAGTAAATTGCTTGCTCAGGCTTCCGGGCCACTTTCTCGGCTACTTATTCACATAAAATGGCCTTTAAAGAGAAATAACAAGCCTTTCTCCATTGACGATATGTCTGCTATGTTTTCTTGGGTAGTCATGGGCAATGTGTTGtggattcttcttggaaCCACGACCTTTGGCCTCACTTTACTCTACTCATTACACACATTTGACAGCTTAGTCAATAAGATCCTTGCATATTTCAATCACGATAATGACGATAATAACGACAACAATGatcaaaacaaaaaggGCGGCAAAGCCTCCGGCCCTCAAAAAGATGACAGTATATTGGGGTACTTAACAAGTTCTATTTTATCCCATGGCCTAGGAATCAaaattgagtttgaaaagaagggTATTCTTCCCGAATTCAACGATGGGaaactcatcttcaagaacattAGACTCAAAAGTTTGGATAATGAACACTCCAATGTTTCTTTCAGCTGTGACGTTCAATCTTTGAGTCTCTCGTTGTCATTCGGCAAATGGTCCGATGGACATGGGTTaatcaaggatttggaaataTTTGGACTCAACGGgaaagtgttgaagaaatacGAATTGCACCTGTCACTGGTGGACACCGCTTCGCCATTTGTCTTCAGAAGATTGCATGACTCGATTCATTTCCAATTCGATATGAGTGACCAAAAAGATGTATTGGCTTCTCCGAAAAAGCCAAGAGTAGATCCCAACTATGAATTAAATCTGGTCAAGATCCATGATTCTTACtttgaagtatttgacTCCAAGACTCAAGATGAACCATTGAAATtttccatcttcaactgTGAGCTTCCCAAACTCACTGGTAAGTCTTTACTTgttgactttttcaatgcTTCCAATGTTACTGGATCAATAAACGGTTCCATGTTCACAATTCATAAGAAACAGGACTATAATGCTAGACCTTCTGAGAACACCATCAGATTCAAATTGGATGGAATTGATATGGGAGGCTTGGCACATAGCAATCCTCAGCtgaagttcaattggaTATTGAATGGGAAAGCAGAGATTGTGGCTGATATCCGATTCCCAAGTCCGGGTGTTGAGGAGAattctttgttcaagattgAGTACAAGAGATTTGctgaaatcatcaacagaGTATTTTATGATCTTGGTACAATTAACAACAAGAACGATGAACCTATCACCAAAAGAGATGACTCTCATGATGATgcaaagttgatgaaagGAGCTCTACAAGCAATATATCAGACCTTTAATATGGACCAAGAAGATAACCGTCAAATTGTCTCCAGTGAGTTCAATCTGGAATATGTGTTTATCGATGCCAAAGTCAAGTTCTATAACCTTCAGGCTACCTTGCCCAAAGAATTGCCTTTGGCTTCCACTGGTAATGTTccattcttgaacttgcATGATTTAAGGTCCCTTGTATCATATATTAACAAAATTGACACCGAAAACAAACCTCCTATTACAATGAAGACCATGGTGATTGAGAAGCTCGAAGATCTTTACAATGTTGAGCACTTGACCCAGACAAGAGTTTTCGATGTTATAGTTAGTGAAATCTATGAAGAGTTCCTCAAGATGGTTAAAATGGATGAAGAACGTATCATCAGTGAGAAGTCTTCATTATGGTCCCACTCAGTTGCTAGCCAATTGTTGTTACTTGGTTTGGGTGCCATAGTCTAA
- the SPT3 gene encoding Transcription initiation protein spt3 (EggNog:ENOG503NXIN; COG:K), which translates to MSSQDSKYRYRVEIQQMMFVSGESNDQPVETTSLIEDIVRSQVIDILVESSRTANSRGTRSIAPEDVIFMIRHDKAKVNRLRTYLSWKDVRKNAKDQEGGGTESLIENEAAAGPTTQAQDSSKMLTKYKKSKIRLPWELQFMFSEQHLETPEEAEQVDDDEKAATLASLKRLKMADDRTRNMTREEYVHWSECRQASFTFRKARRFREWAQISQVCDSRPNDDVIDILGFLTFEMVCSLTEEAMEVKKLEEKLFHKSHKNNTEVSEATRKRKYLFDKPNDLSTPILPYHIAEAWRRLQAIEFRQRAARGYAGGKFKSKTRLI; encoded by the coding sequence ATGTCTTCTCAGGATAGTAAGTACAGATACCGAGTGGAGATTCAACAGATGATGTTCGTGTCAGGTGAGTCCAATGATCAGCCTGTGGAAACCACATCTTTGATTGAAGACATTGTTCGATCGCAGGTGATAGATATATTGGTGGAATCTAGCAGAACCGCCAATTCAAGAGGAACTAGATCAATTGCTCCGGAAGATGTTATCTTCATGATAAGACACGACAAGGCTAAAGTGAACAGACTAAGAACGTATCTTTCGTGGAAGGATGTGAGAAAGAATGCTAAGGACCAAGAAGGAGGTGGAACCGAATCTTTAATTGAGAACGAAGCGGCAGCAGGTCCCACTACTCAAGCTCAAGATTCTTCCAAGATGTTGACCAAGTATAAGAAGCTGAAAATCAGACTTCCTTGGGAGTTACAGTTTATGTTCTCAGAACAACATTTGGAGACCCCCGAAGAAGCAGAACAGGTGgacgatgatgaaaaaGCTGCTACCCTTGCATCGTTAAAGAGGTTAAAAATGGCCGATGACAGAACCAGAAATATGACCAGAGAAGAATACGTTCACTGGTCTGAATGTAGACAGGCATCCTTCACGTTTAGAAAGGCCAGACGGTTCAGAGAGTGGGCTCAAATCTCCCAGGTGTGTGACTCAAGGCccaatgatgatgttaTTGACATCCTTGGGTTTCTCACATTTGAAATGGTTTGTTCTTTGACAGAAGAAGCCATGGAGGTCAAGAAATTAGAGGAGAAATTGTTTCATAAACTGCATAAGAATAATACTGAGGTGAGCGAGGCCAccagaaagagaaagtaTCTTTTTGATAAACCCAATGACTTGTCCACTCCAATATTACCATACCATATAGCCGAAGCGTGGCGTAGGCTTCAAGCTATTGAATTCAGACAAAGGGCTGCTAGAGGCTATGCCGGAGGAAAATTCAAATCTAAGACAAGATTGATTTGA
- a CDS encoding uncharacterized protein (EggNog:ENOG503NWTJ; COG:L): protein MQKGTIDSLLRRPNVVGSEHFIGDIKSSQSTPDADSSPQIIYEGELQEDTLTDIDLSSTNPQSECQQDTLEIPDFHEVGEVLPSISLSVPPTFTSTTKLQASMDLSSYLNGNRRPKETNTESDQEIQTINRGNHINDLEKRMFRPERKSVNVKDFLSGSKPAAKSKSVAPDIEVIDEIEAKIFENQRKVTAKDLLSVRSKTPRPSMYVTLNVDKEALAFYKRFENSLKSRGTSVFVRKPKYEVTLKIPGHRLQHFESRIEELQEFHEKKKNVNSVFSMMMRESASAAVRLTPLQKLKELDPPVIKASDFHVFDLAEDNLPLHSDFLAGLKPRRSHFHNIEDSYQFTLENDSTTTQHLEKACPQEDPVFAALHKNPFDFDAVESQNWPQLFEPSSTSALLLPDDTKTRLQIWLHNSFGRLKTQSFKGSRRLKKRKVKKDDEMAGFIVDSPFEYEEETDEEVFMPLLVVHGDTGTGKSASIYAAMKEMNGYIHEINAGQARARKNILGMLKELCTTQLVHEHDQDGDFQKGIVLLEDCDILFEQDRTFWIVVQEILEISRRPMVITCTDPSVIPRALYEYAYEENAVLSFDKGRQALNDTYKKYLWGCCFSRGYDLDSLVIENLITNPGISKNMDVRQALLACQMICHNQIKPNYKGDEMNIIRITLNQTREVKPQVHTLEHIASSLDLLSIADLTETNVASQLNHDTIENEFIDIYYIDESKRLKQALLPHEQRIITELQTKALDAYPTNSDFDSYHTHNAIRRYVNDFVSSRSRPVPPLLRGLQMSREGPRTTRSNNGSERYEFWDPEPVGIPDGSVSLVLSPTPFTLEFAPFARYWCTFQAGLDKCDKQTELRTKMFIQWREFQNKSTRPLRTAPYIKH, encoded by the exons ATGCAAAAAGGCACTATAGACTCTCTACTACGGCGCCCGAATGTGGTCGGATCCGAACACTTCATTGGGGATATTAAGTCGCTGCAGTCGACGCCAGATGCAGATTCGCTGCCTCAAATCATCTACGAAGGTGAGCTTCAAGAAGACACATTGACTGATATTGATCTATCAAGTACAAACCCACAGTCTGAATGCCAACAAGATACGCTTGAAATTCCTGACTTTCACGAGGTGGGTGAAGTTCTTCCTAGCATATCACTCCTGGTTCCTCCCACGTTCAcgtccaccaccaagttgcaAGCTTCCATGGACCTATCATCATACTTGAATGGGAACAGAAGACCGAAAGAAACAAACACGGAATCTGATCAGGAGATACAAACGATTAATAGAGGCAACCATATCAACGATCTCGAAAAGAGAATGTTTAGACCTGAAAGAAAATCGGTTAATGTGAAGGATTTCTTGTCGGGGTCCAAACCTGCTGCCAAACTGAAATCGGTGGCTCCAGATATCGAggttattgatgaaatcgaagcaaagatctttgagaaccaaagaaaagtaaCGGCCAAAGATCTCTTGCTGGTGAGGAGTAAGACACCTAGGCCTAGCATGTATGTCACTTTAAATGTGGACAAAGAAGCTCTAGCATTTTACAAACGGTTCGAAAACTCTTTGAAATCTCGAGGAACTTCTGTGTTTGTTCGAAAGCCAAAATACGAAGTCACTTTGAAAATACCTGGCCACAGACTCCAACATTTTGAGTCTAGGATCGAAGAACTACAAGAGTTTCATgaaaaaaagaagaatgtCAACTCAGTCTTCAGTATGATGATGAGGGAGTCGGCATCTGCTGCTGTACGTCTAACTCCACTTCAGAAACTCAAGGAGTTGGATCCACCAGTTATAAAGGCATCTGATTTTCACGTTTTTGACCTTGCTGAGGACAACTTACCGTTACACTCAGACTTCTTAGCTGGTCTCAAACCCAGGAGGCTGCACTTCCACAACATAGAAGATTCATATCAATTCACGTTGGAGAATGATCTGACAA CAACCCAGCACCTTGAAAAGGCTTGTCCCCAAGAAGACCCTGTGTTTGCTGCCTTGCATAAAAATCCATTTGACTTTGATGCAGTAGAACTGCAAAATTGGCCTCAATTATTTGaaccaagttcaacatcagCGTTGCTATTGCCTGATGATACGAAAACACGTCTTCAAATCTGGTTGCATAATTCATTTGGAAGGCTCAAGACTCAGTCTTTCAAGGGACTGAGGAGAttaaagaaaagaaagGTGAAAAAAGACGATGAAATGGCAGGCTTCATCGTTGATTCTCCATTCGAGTACGAGGAAGAAACAGATGAGGAAGTGTTTATGCCTTTACTTGTGGTTCATGGAGATACTGGTACAGGTAAGTCGGCATCCATATATGCTGCTATGAAAGAAATGAACGGGTACATCCACGAGATAAATGCTGGCCAAGCTCGTGCAAGAAAGAATATACTAGGAATGTTAAAAGAGCTCTGTACAACCCAATTGGTTCATGAACATGATCAAGATGGTGATTTCCAAAAGGGTATAGTTCTCCTAGAGGACTGTGATATCTTGTTTGAGCAAGACAGGACTTTCTGgattgttgttcaagagatcttggagataTCGAGACGGCCCATGGTTATTACTTGTACAGACCCATCTGTCATTCCTAGGGCACTATATGAGTATGCTTATGAAGAAAATGCAGTTCTCAGCTTCGACAAAGGAAGACAAGCTTTGAATGATACCTACAAAAAGTACTTGTGGGGATGTTGTTTCTCACGCGGTTATGATCTTGattctttggtgattgaaaacttgatcaCCAATCCAGGAATTTCGAAGAACATGGATGTCAGACAAGCATTACTTGCCTGCCAAATGATATGTCATAATCAAATAAAGCCAAACTACAAAGGTGATGAAATGAACATCATTCGGATAACCCTTAACCAAACCCGTGAAGTCAAGCCACAGGTGCATACGTTAGAGCACATCGCAAGTTCTTTGGATCTTCTTTCAATAGCCGATCTCACAGAGACGAATGTGGCTTCTCAACTCAACCACGACACAATAGAAAACGAATTCATTGACATTTACTACATTGATGAAAGTAAAAGACTCAAACAAGCCCTATTACCACATGAACAAAGAATCATCACCGAATTACAAACAAAAGCACTCGATGCGTATCCCACGAACCTGGATTTCGATTCTTACCACACTCACAATGCAATAAGAAGATATGTGAACGACTTTGTTAGCTCGAGATCGAGGCCCGTTCCTCCTCTTCTACGTGGATTGCAGATGCTGAGAGAAGGACCTCGTACCACCAGATCTAACAATGGTTCAGAACGTTACGAGTTCTGGGATCCGGAACCAGTGGGCATACCCGATGGCTCTGTATCGTTAGTGCTTTCTCCTACACCGTTCACGTTGGAATTTGCGCCGTTTGCTCGATACTGGTGTACATTCCAAGCAGGTTTGGATAAGTGTGATAAACAGACCGAACTAAGAACCAAAATGTTTATACAATGGAGAGAATTTCAGAACAAATCTACTCGTCCATTGCGGACTGCACCCTACATCAAACACTAG